One window of Quercus robur chromosome 5, dhQueRobu3.1, whole genome shotgun sequence genomic DNA carries:
- the LOC126726793 gene encoding subtilisin-like protease SBT2.2, translating to MEISIYWVRLLVVLCLGMFMKSLCHVESTDANVYIVTLRQAPAAHYYGELRSDFTHGSPSERLNIHKPRFRNTSRTDRRYGSHIARVHDSLLKRVLRGEKYLKLYSYHYLINGFAVLVTPHQADKLSKRREVANVILDFSVKTATTHTPEFLGLPNGAWIQDGGFEYAGEGIVIGFVDTGIDPTHPSFADDISEHPYPVPAHFSGICEVTREFPSGSCNRKLVGARHFAASAITRGIFNSTQDYASPFDGDGHGTHTASVAAGNHGVPVVVAGHHFGNASGMAPRSHIAVYKALYRSFGGFAADVVAAIDQAAQDGVDILSLSITPNRRPPGIATFFNPIDMALLSAVKAGIFAVQAAGNTGPSPKSMSSFSPWINTVGAVSHDRVYSNSIVLGNNLTINGVGLAPGTNGSMYTLILATHALNNETTTVKDMYVGECQDSSSFNQDLVQGNLLICSYSIRFVLGLSTIKQALQTAKNLSATGVVFYMDPFVIGFQLNPVPLQMPGIIIPSSDISKVLLQYYNSSLERDELTKKIIKFGAVASICGGLKANYSNAAPKVMYYSARGPDPEDGFLDDADIMKPNLVAPGNSIWAAWSSAGTDSVEFQGENFAMMSGTSMAAPHVAGLAALIKQKFPSFSPSAIASALSTTAIPHDKNGGPIMAQRAYANPDLNQSPATPFDMGSGFVNATAALNPGLIFDSSYDDYMMFLCGINGSAPVVLNYTGQNCWVYNYTMGGADLNLPSIMIAKLNQSKTIQRSVINVAGNETYTVGWSAPYGVSLKVVPLHFSIVYGERQVLSVYLNATTNSSVASFGRIGLFGNQGHIVNIPLSVIVKMSH from the exons ATGGAGATCAGCATTTACTGGGTGCGTCTATTGGTGGTGCTTTGCTTGGGGATGTTTATGAAAAGTCTGTGCCATGTTGAAAGCACTGATGCAAATGTGTATATTGTTACTCTGAGACAAGCTCCTGCTGCTCATTACTATGGTGAGTTGAGAAGCGACTTCACACATGGTTCTCCTTCGGAAAGATTGAATattcacaaaccaag ATTTAGAAATACTTCAAGAACGGATCGGAGGTATGGTTCTCATATTGCTCGAGTTCATGATTCATTATTGAAGCGGGTGTTAAGGGGGGAGAAATATCTGAAGTTGTACAGCTACCACTACTTGATCAATGGATTTGCTGTCCTTGTTACCCCACACCAG GCAGACAAGCTTTCAAAGAGGAGAGAAGTGGCAAATGTGATATTGGATTTCTCTGTTAAAACTGCAACCACCCATACCCCAGAGTTCTTGGGACTACCAAATGGGGCATGGATTCAAGACGGAGGTTTTGAATATGCTGGAGAGGGAATCGTGATAGGGTTTGTTGATACTGGCATTGATCCAACACACCCCAGCTTTGCTGATGATATATCTGAACATCCATATCCAGTTCCGGCTCATTTTTCTGGCATCTGTGAGGTTACTCGGGAGTTTCCATCTGGTTCATGCAATAGGAAGCTTGTTGGGGCCCGCCATTTTGCAGCATCTGCTATAACCAGAGGGATTTTCAATTCAACTCAGGACTATGCTTCACCATTTGATGGTGATGGCCATGGCAC GCACACGGCTTCAGTTGCAGCAGGAAACCATGGAGTTCCAGTGGTAGTTGCTGGGCATCACTTTGGAAATGCCAGCGGGATGGCTCCTCGTTCACA CATTGCTGTTTACAAGGCATTGTACAGGAGCTTTGGAGGCTTTGCTGCAGATGTAGTCGCTGCCATAGACCAG GCAGCTCAGGATGGGGTTGACATATTAAGTTTATCTATCACCCCCAATCGGCGGCCTCCTGGTATTGCAACATTTTTTAATCCCATAGACATGGCATTGCTATCTGCTGTAAAGGCTGGAATTTTTGCTGTGCAAGCAGCAGGCAATACTGGACCATCACCTAAGAGCATGTCTTCCTTCAGTCCGTGGATCAATACTGTTGGTGCTGTATCTCACGACAGAGTCTATAGTAACTCTATAGTCCTTGGCAATAATTTAACCATTAATGGAGTTGGGCTTGCac CGGGAACAAATGGCTCAATGTACACACTGATTCTTGCAACGCATGCTTTGAACAATGAGACGACAACGGTCAAGGATATGTATGTGGGTGAATGCCAAGACTCCAGTAGCTTCAATCAGGATCTCGTCCAAGGGAACCTCTTGATCTGTAGCTACTCAATACGATTTGTGCTTGGGCTCTCAACTATCAAACAGGCCTTACAAACAGCCAAAAACCTCAGTGCAACTGGTGTTGTGTTCTACATGGACCCCTTTGTAATTGGTTTTCAGCTTAATCCAGTTCCATTGCAAATGCCTGGGATCATTATTCCGTCCTCAGATATTTCCAAG GTTTTACTCCAATACTACAATTCTTCTTTGGAGAGAGATGAGCTcacaaagaaaattattaaatttgggGCAGTTGCAAGCATCTGTGGTGGACTAAAAGCAAATTACAGCAATGCTGCTCCAAAGGTTATGTATTACTCTGCTAGAGGACCAGATCCAGAAGACGGTTTTCTTGATGATGCTGACATAATGAAACCCAACTTGGTAGCTCCTGGAAATTCAATATGGGCTGCTTGGAGTTCTGCTGGCACTGATTCAGTTGAATTTCAAG GTGAGAACTTTGCAATGATGTCTGGGACAAGCATGGCTGCCCCTCATGTTGCTGGACTTGCCGCACTTATTAAGCAAAAGTTCCCCAGTTTCAGTCCTTCTGCCATTGCATCTGCCCTTTCCACCACTGCTATCCCACATGACAAGAATGGTGGACCAATAATGGCTCAGCGCGCCTATGCCAACCCAGATCTAAACCAGTCTCCAGCAACTCCCTTTGACATGGGCAGTGGTTTTGTGAATGCAACTGCGGCACTCAATCCGGGTTTGATTTTTGATTCCA GTTATGATGACTACATGATGTTTCTTTGTGGCATTAATGGATCAGCTCCTGTGGTTTTGAATTACACTGGCCAAAACTGTTGGGTTTATAATTATACCATGGGTGGTGCTGACCTGAACTTGCCTTCCATCATGATAGCAAAACTTAACCAGTCTAAAACAATACAAAGATCAGTGATCAATGTTGCTGGAAATGAAACTTACACCGTTGGTTGGAGTGCTCCGTACGGGGTGTCTTTGAAGGTGGTTCCACTGCACTTTTCTATTGTATATGGGGAAAGACAGGTCTTAAGTGTGTACCTTAATGCAACTACGAACAGTTCTGTTGCCAGCTTTGGGAGAATTGGTCTTTTTGGAAATCAAGGTCATATTGTCAACATTCCTCTATCAGTTATTGTTAAAATGTCTCACTAA